Genomic DNA from Vanrija pseudolonga chromosome 3, complete sequence:
CTACCTTTCATGGAAAGcccaccacactcaccatgcTCAAGCCCATGCCCTTGTACTGGTAGACAATGTTGGAGAGGATcttggacgcggcggcgaccgagaTGCGCTCCTTGTTACGGAGCTCGTGGAGGCGGCACTGCATGCCGAGGTAGGTCTCCCTGGGGGAGTCAGCATGCCGGGACGCAACAACACCGTCTGAGGGGCGAAGCAAGCACCTCTTGCTCCCCACACCCCGCCCTACTCACCAGTACTGGCAGTcggcggcaccaccggccATGGTACCAAGGAGGTAGGGGTTGATCTCGATGACCTTCTTGACTGTTCCCGAGGCAATGTACGAGCCTGCTGTTGCGCGCGAGTCGACGGCAACAATGATGCCGCCCTTGAAGCGGAACGCGAGGGTCGTCGTGCCGTGGGCCAGCTTGATCTTGGCCTGGGGGTTGGACGACATCGAGTCGGTGTGGAGGgagaggaaggcgagggGCTGGGGGGAGTCAGCAGGTGGTCCGGTGGTTCCTTTGCCGCGTCGTCTTGCGCCGCGCTGAGGACGCCGAAGAAGGCTATCCGCTCGTACcgctgcgcgctgcacgccgccagcTACTCACGTCGGGAACGCCGGGCACGGCCATGCTCTCaacggcgccgctgcggtCGAGGTTACCGAACCCAGCCATGctgccccacgccgccgcgtcggcgtgcgatgaggcctcgccgtcgttgtgtgtgtgcaggGACTGGGGctggagcttggcgacgagggagTCCATTGTGTCTGTCGTCtgtcgtcggtggtggtcaATGTCTAGATGGCGCAGATGTAAACGAGTCGCTGACAGTGATGCATCCCACCTGCCGTGGTCGCAGACTGACGAAgtgtgctcgacgccgcgcgtcACTGGGGCTTAAAGGCGGACCGGATAAAATTACCACGTGGCGCCCTCGACATTGCAGCTTGAGGCACTAGAAAGTCGGCCAAGTGATGTCGCATCTCGGCTCTTCCCGGTATATCGACAGCATTAACAACAGCACCAACATGGCGAGGTCAGGCCT
This window encodes:
- the PRE2 gene encoding Proteasome subunit beta type-5 is translated as MDSLVAKLQPQSLHTHNDGEASSHADAAAWGSMAGFGNLDRSGAVESMAVPGVPDPLAFLSLHTDSMSSNPQAKIKLAHGTTTLAFRFKGGIIVAVDSRATAGSYIASGTVKKVIEINPYLLGTMAGGAADCQYWETYLGMQCRLHELRNKERISVAAASKILSNIVYQYKGMGLSMGTMICGWDKTGPALFYVDSDGQRLKGDLFSVGSGSTYAYGVLDQGYHWDLSDEDAQELGRRSITAAGHRDAYSGNSINLYHVRENGWEFIDNYDLSEQYYKYDAEKKEKAAAAAAAASGGSPIAVE